In Streptomyces sp. ML-6, the genomic stretch CGTCCCGTACCTCGTCGAGGTCGATGACGTCCCCGAGGCCGCGCAGCCGCTCGACCTCGTCGGCGCTCAGCGGCAGCGGGGTCTTGTCCCGCAGGGCGCTCCATTCGGCGCGGGACAGATCGACGTACGGCGTCGCCGCGGGCTCGGCGCGTCGGTGGGTGCTCCGTGGCGGCGAAGTGATCACGGGTTCATTGTCGCGGGAGTTCGAACGGAGCGGGGGGTGGGCTCGGTCACGTGGGGCACGGGACGGCCCGCACCGCCGGGCCGGCGGTGCGGGCCGCGGCGGAATTCCCGAATCCGTCGGTGGCCCCCACCGGTTCCCGTCGGCACCGGGCGCCGGAGCGGACGGCGCAAGAGCGAGAACTCGCCGAATGCGCGAGATGTCGTTGGGGCGGCCGAATGTCGATGGGAGGCGTGCGGCCGGCCCGTGCTCCCGGGGCGGTGCGCCCGCTGCCCGGGAGGTGGGGAAAGCTCCTGGTCCCGGGGCCCGGGCGGGCCGTTTTTCCGGTGCCCGGAGGGGCGATGCGCGGCTTCCCCCGGTTGGCCGGAAACGGGCTCCCCGCGCAATGGTGCGGCAGTGAAGGGTGTGAAGGCGGGCGCCGAACGGGCGCCCTGGTAGATCAATCATTTGTTCGCTTCGATGACCCTCTGGGGGACACATGCGCACCGAAATGATTCTCACCAACGACGCCACCGACCTGGACCTGGACCTCCGCATCGCAGAGGCCCCCGACCAGACGCAGGAGATCGGCGGCGGTACCTACACCTCTCCGAGCAGCTACGCGATCGGCACCCGCTGTCCCGTCTGCTGCGTCTGACGCGTCGGCAGGGCGTCCGGCCGGTGTGACCCGACCAGAGGTCTTCCGTCCGGGACGGGCCCGGCACGATCCGAACGAGAGGCCCTGAGCGGAACGGGCGGGGCGGGCCGAGCCCGCCCCGCCCTCCCGTACCACCGCACCCTGGGGGACGACCGACGTGCGATCAGACCTGG encodes the following:
- the lanA gene encoding SCO0268 family class II lanthipeptide codes for the protein MRTEMILTNDATDLDLDLRIAEAPDQTQEIGGGTYTSPSSYAIGTRCPVCCV